DNA from Diabrotica virgifera virgifera chromosome 10, PGI_DIABVI_V3a:
GAGAAGAACTGCCATTAGAAAGAACAGATCATACCGGGATCAGCGAAGAAGTTACAGGATATGTAACCAAAGTATACAGAAAGCCAACCCACACCAAACAGATATTTAAAATTTCCACTCAAACCACAATGTAAATATCAAAAAGAATCATCAAATTAATATACGACAAAACACAAAAACCTGTTTTAACGAAAAGGCATTTTAAGAGGAAAAGAACCTGCTAACTAAGGTCTTAACGAAAAATGACTATGCAGTGTCCACAAGATAAAAGAAAGGAAACAACAAAACAACACAAGCAATCCAGCTACACCCAGAAAAGGGACTCCAGGTTGACAACAAAACCATATGTAAAGTgcttatcagaaaaattaaaaaggatagAGAATAAGTACAACATATTATCAACATTTGAAACAACCAACACATCAACAatcctgtccaaaaccaaaccGAACAACACACAGGAGAGGTTAAACAACTGCAGCTACAAAATATCCTGTGAATGCCACAATTTCTGTGTGGGAGGAACTGCAACACCATTAAGCGTCAGAATCAACGAACATAAAACATACATCAAAAACAGGGATTTGGACAAATCACAGATATGCAAACATGCCTGGGACAATGAACACAGACCACGGTGGAAAGATGCATCAATATTCATGAAGGAAACAGACATGGagaagagaaaaatcaaagaggCAGCCCTCATCCTATTGAATGAAGAAAAATGCGTAGCAAACCCATCAGCAGAATGCAGTAGACTTTGGTTGCCAATAAAAGAAGTAAAGTAAAGGGGAACGTGAACTACATAACTTACCCCAAAAACTCATTATTATGAACACTTACTAAAACTTATACACATAACACAGAATTATTGCAGAAATACATaaaataatcagaatttgatgtatCACAGAGCATCAAAACATCCACTCTCATACCTTTCCACCCATAGGTGGCTGTTGCCTACAGCCACTAACGACAAAGTACAATTTGTTGTCGACAGGAATATGACATAACTTCAATAATTCACACCTTAGCAACAaattaatattcttaatatattttcaaaaCTACTCTTGTAAAATCTTTTCTTACTTATACTATACCATAAAACCGCTCGATCAtgctgtatattttaaaaatatcaaaaccAGAGAACAACAAACCGTTGTTTCTGATACATTTACAGGTactacgggatgtatctaaaatatttatacccgtatgcacgccaatggtgaatataaaattcttatttgtatgtcaaaaaatgcgcaataaccacctcttaaaacctacctttcatttgcatatctcaaccggtttgagagcaacaaataaaccgtgaaatttttaagaaaaaattcaacatcctgtatcttggaaatgaagcatttgtggacgtatgtttataaagcaaacggtcattattttttcatgcagaattacccctttaagtttgtcgcacttatttagaaacaccctgtattgatgaagaacatggctagttgttaaagtacctaacttttttattatccaacataaggaaatggatcaaagaagaaaatgttaagagaggctaaggctacaattgggttttaatttcaatattttatctaagCTATAATATTCTACAGaatgttccgaactttaaggcaaaaacacagtatgattgttacacctggtataaaatgacatttacctgtctagcaacaatattaatacattgagattcttaaataataaagctataagatactaaaaaaatcactcaaatccgccaataggtttaggaaattcaaggcatcaaacgtgtataattcccctagtgacctaaattttttgcccgccagtgtattttaataaaacataTATTCAAAATCAAACAAAGAATGAATTACAAATTATACTGTTATGACACTTTCAAGatacttaaaattttccaaattttcagTCTGCATGTTGTTAACAGTAACTagtacctacagtcggaaaaatgaaagattacctatGAACGatccttattttgtatttgctgtctttttctataacaaacgtttgttatttacaaacgttttaaaaattttatttataaaagttttatttaatttgtttttctttagaaattattcatctttattcctttcagtacattattcttatcttaatatttcCCTCCTTAGTTATCactatctactttgagctaccgtcttcgacaggcatgcaaattggCCGTATCCATATCCATCCTTGACTATCAAGTTGTctttctcttgcatctcttgctagcccactccattcagtttgcctctgtctatcTATACTTCTATAATCAGTTCATcttaatccccctttcttcatcttatcattttcACACATAATACTACCATCAACGTACTATTTTGTTACTTCGGCTTCTCAACGTTGAAGCTACAGATTTTGTGTTCCAGTAGAGAGTTTCTTTCTcttctacttctgttggagtttaccttCTCTTTACTtccactccaacagaagttcttctTTTTTGTTACATTGGCCGTTTTGTTAcagtttatttaaaacttaatGTTCAGTAAAAATTacagattacccatgaacgatcacatcaatcacttaatttgtatttgctgtctttttctataacaaacgtttgttatttatagaaaaagacagcaattacaaaataagtgattgatgtgatcgttcatgggtaatctttcatttttctgtCTGTATGTAtgttgtttcttgcatttattctCGTGGATTTGATTTCATTTATATTGATTTTCAAGGCTATTTTATCGACTTAGTggaaagtgtttccaattggatagccacatcttggaacctttgtcctaGGAGGCAAATATGATCGGCGTATTCTAGATCGTTTAGGCGTGTGGTTAACATCCCATTATATACCTCTGTAGTCTAGTAAGTATTTTAAATTCATCACTGTTGATCCCATTGTGTGTCACGTTGTATTTTGTCTGAGTGTACAGTAACTTTACAATGGAAATTATTTTTTGCAGGATGTTTTTAGATGTACAATTTTCCATATAGCACCATGAGATAAGCTGTCAAAAGCATGTTCGAAATCGACAAAAACCATGTATAATAGTGTGTTTTATTCAACCGATGGTTCCAATAATACCATCATAGTATTCACATGGTCTATACAGGAGAATTCTGGTCTAAAGCCTGCTTCATTAGCTCGAAATTCAACTTTGTTTGTTAATCTTTTCAGTATAATGGTCGTGAAAATTTTGTTTATGGCGGTAAACAAGGATATTCCTATCCAACTTTTGCAAAGTGTGAGGTTGCTCTTTTTTGGATAATGATAAAGTTACCTTTTTTCCAGCCCACTGGAATGCGGTTTGTTCCCACACCTCTCCGATTATGGAGAGCAAAAGTTCAGAAGTTAGATTGATGTGGATTAATTTTTAGTACTTCTGCATATGAAAATCTATATTCTGTGGACAAGTACCATGAAATCGTTACATCTGTGTGGTAAAGTATGATTGGTGGTTGGGATACGGTGCCTTTGGTCCTTAATTAATTAATTGTAGAAACAAACTTCTTTAATCTGACTGCATCATACTTTATTTACTGGTATTTATACTACGAGTACAAACATCAACAATAGTAGCGACCTACGCCAACGGCCTGTCGCAATCActtttacattcttcttctttaagttccatcttctatcgaaggttggaaatcatcatggcaatgcggaccctgttaaCTGCTGCTccaaatagctctgcactacttcattcgaaccattcccgtaagttcttaagccaggatgttcttcgtcttcccacatttcgctttcctcggattttgccttgcataataagttgtaataatgagtatttttgccctctcatcacatgtccaaagtactcaagttttcgtcttttgatagttagtattatttccggttgatttcctatccttctagttacttccacgttcgacattctttgaatccatgatattcgtaggattcttctgtaacaccaaaattcaaaggcggccaacttattcaaatggacttgtttcattGTCtgcgcttccaagccataaagaagagtagagaacacgtaacatcgaagcatccttaggcttagttctaaccttatatcccgacaacaaagaaacattttaagtttaatgaaAAAATTAGATGTAGGTATATAAAAGTGTTCTTTGTAAAATTGGAGCAGGATTGTGACTGGATACCTACCTAAACAAACCAGTAGAAAGCAGGAAGCACTCCTTTAGAACTTCCGCATAAATAATACAAACAATTCCAAAATGGTAAGATGGCGAATGGACATTGCCTCCGAAGCCAATAATGCTCAAACACACAAATacaagtttaatgaatgatgcacgtgctatttcaatacgtgtcttaatttctttggtttggtctacatttgatgttatccatgttcataagtatttgtagttatccacattctcaatcacagtatcttcaatagttaattagATGTTTGCGTCTGCTGATTTAGATAttatcatgcatttagttttctttaaatttatcttcagtccgtactcatgacagcgttcattaaggcgttgcattacgttctgtaaatcattgttgttatccgttaTTATTGCTCTAtcatctgcaaaacgtaagttgttcaaaacttctccattgataaatataccttctattgaatctgagagcgcttattgaaataccgcttcactgtagacattgaaaagtagtggagacagcacgcaaccatgacggactcctctctgtattttgatatcttgggggtcctggttgtcaactcttaccttggcagtttgattcgaatataattagatataattttcatgacacgactgtcaatatttttgctttttaatatatctacaagctttttatgttgaactttatcaaattccttttcaaagtctacaaaacataagtacatatcctgtttcatgtccatgcatctctgggccagcacattcaagccgaacaaagcatctcgtgtgctgataccatttctaaagccaaattgtgtgtcactgatttcatattcgagagttttaacaattctgctgtgcactattttcaaaaatgttttaagtgtgtgactcattaaagatattgttctgtgatccgagcaggttaatgcacttgactttttgggaattgctacaaaggtcgattgcagccattgtctgggggattgtggcagtctgatatattagattaaagagttcaaccattacattAATACCATattcatcaataagttttaataattcgatgggcacatcatctggtccagtagctttaccctctttcgtgtttttaatggcatagatgatttcttctcttaatattggtggtccggtatcctctgtgatttctaatgacagttctcctctttcatcattgaagagttgttggatgtaattggtccagtAACACAATCTCTCCTTCACGTCAGTAATAGTAGCtcctttatcatttttaagggtattcgttcttgtgttttttctagaacctgtcatttctttgatttttttatctaaattaaagctgtcatactttttatccaggtcttctatttctttgcatctctcttttgcctctcgaattttctttctgatgtttctctgaatttctttgtatttatttgtgtcttttgttttatgttttcttcgttcttccataagttcaagaatttctACTGGCATCCAAGATTTGGTTTTTTCTCCAAATggtttgagggtttcttttccaACTGACACTAAGGCATGTTGAATTTTTCCCGATTTTTTGTCAACAGTTAGAGTTTCCGCACTATCTTTTTTGACTTTCCTTAagttctcgtttattttaaatttcgtttccGCATATGTGTTGTCTTGTTTGAGCCGCCTTTTATCCATGATTTTAGGCTCTTTACCTTCTTTAATTTCACTCTCACAGACAAAACAACAGGGTTGTGGTCGGAGGATGTGTCCGCTCCTGGATAAGTTTTAGATGATATTGTAGAATTTCTATATCTTCTGTTGACGATAATagaatctatttgatttctcactattttgttgttattgtCAGCGTGTGACTTCCATGTATATAGTCTACATTTAGGAAGTTTTAACACGGTATTTGCAATTATGAGTTCCTCATTGATACAGAAATCGCCTATCGCCACGTTCATTTTTGTCCCCGAGTCCATATCGCCCCACACAATTCGCCACTTCTCCTTGACCGACTTTAGCGTTCCAAATCGCCTATTATAATATATGTCATGTCTTTTAGTTAGCTTTAAGACATTGCCAACTTGTTCATAGAAGGCCTCTATGGTGTCTTCATCCCTGTCTGAAGTGGGTGCATATACTTGGATTAATACTCGATCAGAATAGGGAACAAAGTAACAAACGGCTTTCCGAGAATTTTTATCAACTATAATTCCAACTCCCTGTTTGTGATTGGGGTCGTTGTTTCCGGAATAATAGTGTTCCATTTCTGGTGTTACATTTTCCTGATCCAGGCCATTGTATATCGCTAAGGCCCAGTATGTTAATCTTCATTCGGCACATTTCCGACACAGTGTTATGTAGTTTGCCTGATTGGTATAAACTTCTTACGTTTCATGTTCCAATTTTCAATGCTATAGAGATATTCTTATTTGTTTGACAGGGATTTACCTTGATGACGATCTGAGAGGCCCCGTCGTCTAAATCTTATtgtcctcccctgccggatcttggattcCGAGCTCCATGATCATTAAGTAAATTATCGATTAGTGGGTCCATGATGGTTGTTACTAAGGATATCCATGCGGATCTTTAATGTGGTAGTCATCCCGTGGCTTTCCACATCCCAATGCCGTTGACTAATTTAGCTCTTCCGCCTTCGGAGGTAATTTCTCGACTCCAGGGCAATGAAGTGCCCTACCACGTGTCGGTTCTTCCACCCGTAGCTGTTGACCAACAAGTGGGGGATTACTTATACCGGCAATCGTTCGGTTATTTTAACAGCTCTAGTATCCAATAATAGACCGATCCAGGATCATTTTCCTTACGCTCTATCTTGGTACTGATGCTGCTGTCTGACAGAGTAGGATATGGATAAGGGAGACTTTGGTAATAAGGTGGGAGAATGAGTTTAGGACATAATTTTTCGCAGGTACCAGGAGATTGGGAGATAATTATGGCTCGCGTGGGCAGGGTCGCATCCATGAAGTAGATCTATCTTCCACCGGGAACATAAGAGTATCTACCCGCTACCGCTTTTACATTAATAAATACTAACTATAATAATCTTTATCACGCGAGGTTTACTTATACACAGTTTAAACTATTGCTAAATCACGTACTACTTCGGTCACCATCAATCGAGTTTATATTTACTTCGATTATTGGCTTTGAGTGAGGTTTAAGCATATTTTATACAGCGTGtgctaatattaatatatctgctCCTGTTTAATAATATGCAAGTACTACAAAATCGTTACAATATGCTGTATATTTTACAAATATCAAAACCAGAGAACGACAAACCGTcttattttaataaaacataTATTCAAAATCAAACAAAGACTGAATTACAAATTATCTTGCGATTTAGAATATAATATCAGAGCAGATCCATACAACTACCGTATTGATACGTCTTTGAGGATATTCGCGTAAAAGTATTCCGTGAAACCCAAGCACTTAAGCATTCCTGCATGTAGTCATCTTGGGAGTACATTATCAAACTTTACCTCAGAATTTTTTCCTTTCTTTTCATTTGTTTTTTCGGGATTCGCCAGCTGCTCTCTCTCCAGCTCAAAATTGGAATTGTTGTTAAATATGTATGTTTGGATTTGGAAGCGACAGTGATATGTGTGAATAGGAAAGCAAGTTGTCTTTTGTAAACGAAAAACACACAAGGATCAGCTTTTATTTTACGCTGCGCAATCAACTTGACGAAAATTTTAAATCGGTTTTGCTTACACAGAAAATATGAGTAAATAAGACCCGCGGAAATAGTTACGTCAtatcatttttatatattatcaTAAAAAGATACAAATATACGGGGTGCGCCAAAAAGAATATGTCAATTATTCCACGATTTCTAATGATAAGACGATGATATTATTTTTGATGCTGTGTAGATAGTAGAATACATAATACAAAGATAGAATTGAATAgaataaattaaatcaaataatgaaaagtagcaagcattcagcatgcccaacccagggccgtaactacgatgttgggtgCCCCGGGGCAAATGTGATCTAGGGGCTCCCTACCGGGAGGTCTGGGGAATTTACTCCCAGCGCAAGggggggtccggaaaaatgtttgatatttaaccccttgaaagcgCCTTTTCCCTCCTAtgtgaacaccacactctcttctttctttttttttcagcatgtcctgcaataactataaaattagcaGCGCTAATGATTACAGCTTGATCTGTATCTGACATTGCGGACGGATTATCAACGAATGcattcgttcgctacaatgtaaatggtcttTCTTTGTACCGAACGAATAACgaagcgaacacctacgaattcgttccttcgttcgtgttCACTTTGATTTAAAAGCACCTTAAGATGCCTTAAGCTACTGCAGTGTGAGCCAAGCACActcagtgaagctggtcagtgtactgatgggactgatcctaatgtgctcattttatcttatgtacacctttcttttcaatatgtggttcctttcacgtaccaagatgtggtctggggtaaattgattaagacaaagtagctgggacctGGGGTCCCTATctcggttgcattttagtttttatttcgccaaaataactaatttcctcagtcacaatttatatgtttacgaaaggtctcggagGACCCAGCTTAGTCCGAGCCCACCctttccaatggcattttaggttttattacgccgaaataactaatttcttaagtaataatttaaattttttttgttaaggtctcgggggccccagcttatctcaggcctcaggggccccAGTTTAGCTCAGGTCTCAGGGGCCCTGTTTTGTTCCAATTGCATTTAGTCTAAAAGACTAATTTCctcagtgaaaaattaaaactatgtttcggtctttttaaaattgtgttatttgaaaatatttcgttgggatcggcttttaaaatacatatttttattttcctcgttaaaatctatgcatgGGGCCCCCCTTGgtcgggggccccggggcacagCCCCgattgccccaatggtagttacggccctggcctaaccctgtttggaggtctgacCAGTATATTACAAAGACAAAGATTTGAATATTCCAGTCAACTgtcatgtctgttctactctacaGATGTGAAACCTACAAAaacccttacagacaaattgcaggtctttgttgACAAATGCTTTTTCTCATTCTTCATCtttgtaagcaattctgcttgttcattggcggattgatacctctatggaaggtgaTACTTTTtacatacttcttctaccgatttgtgatttatctcttgatattttgaccacacgtgtctcctcCATTCTACTTAGgtggttattccattctatttttctatttagtgttcaTTTATTTATCACTGTACGTTACTAATGTCTTTACCCCTCTTTCGATCCCTCAGCGTTTCTCCTGTAATTTTTCTccgtactctcatctctgccatTTCCAGTAGTCTTTTTGTTGTGGTAGGGATAGCAactgttgacaaaacaccggctTTCGGTTAAaccgttttttttacttacggtttaacctggtgGTTATAACCGGTCAAGAAAACCGGTTAGTTCATAAACCGGTGTTcggttgtttttaataaatagcCAATACCCATGAgcttacaatgttacatttaaatTGCACTTTAGTCTGCGATACTCCATATCGAATATTTTCGATATCGATACTATTGAAAGAATATATCGATACCAAGATAATCAATCCATATATAAACGGTTCCGGATGGCTTGTAGCAGgccatatctggattcatttccaATAATGTGTCCCAAATATTGTAGATTTCGATGTTTGATCGTGGTCTCgattattctttatttttctgAGGACCTTCTCATTTACGGCTCGTCAATCTACAAGAGTCTTACGAGTTCTCTTTCTCTCTTAAAGCATTAGTTGTAGCTGTAGTTTATCACTCTATTGGGGTTTTGTTGAAGTGGATTTGATGTTCTCTTATTTTTCTCTTGCTAATTATCATGAGCTTTGTGCTCTATATTTACAGTAATCTACAATTTTGGCACAGTGATGAAAAGACAGTCGATCTATACTAGTAAAATCCCTGTTTATCGTCCAGTCAATACTTGTTTTGAAGAATATTATATGTACTAGCTGTCGAGCTGTTAGATTCTATTAGGTATATGAGCTTATATATGTTTGTCTGTAAATGTATAAGGGTAGATTAATAAATTGAACcccataatattaaaaaaaaaacttccccATTTTGTCTGAATTAATTATTTCTTCCAGAGGTAACTTacccggtttttcaccggttattattttaaaaagaaaaaactgtttataaccgggacaaaaaaacaaccgaaAAAACTGATTATTACGAaggaaaaaaaccggttttaggttataaccggtaggtttttcccttCCCTaggttgtggctgtatcgggtctggtttctgatgcatatgtattattggtcttacactggctttataaactcttgacttcatctcagtgttaataaaTCGGCTTCGGAATATAAGgtatcctgccagtctatttgctttttgtacttgatttcgcACTTCTCTGTTCAGGTTTCCATAGCTGGACAGTGTAATTTCAAGGTATTTTAATTCCATTATTTGTCCAATACTGATGCcataaatttctattttacatctgattggttctttattGA
Protein-coding regions in this window:
- the LOC126893147 gene encoding uncharacterized protein LOC126893147, which gives rise to MTMQCPQDKRKETTKQHKQSSYTQKRDSRLTTKPYVKCLSEKLKRIENKYNILSTFETTNTSTILSKTKPNNTQERLNNCSYKISCECHNFCVGGTATPLSVRINEHKTYIKNRDLDKSQICKHAWDNEHRPRWKDASIFMKETDMEKRKIKEAALILLNEEKCVANPSAECSRLWLPIKEVK